Proteins encoded within one genomic window of Brassica rapa cultivar Chiifu-401-42 chromosome A09, CAAS_Brap_v3.01, whole genome shotgun sequence:
- the LOC103842284 gene encoding uncharacterized protein LOC103842284, with the protein MGGKRKRNTVKPNSSRVTQRPATLPAQYDFVPRDPSPSIPPVLPKNKPLPKNNPLPSVRDYPPPRKLFPETNFPPSQSAPSPLTPAAATSQPQQRQTQSTERMNTLPPSQPAPVRASQSPHSSEAQNSRFPEEEEEDMSDVEAPVQPNLASDHMDLLNSLLNQPGRAKNTIVLSRNLEPGTTWFGYDKSSLSRKITKILKNKFNKPFYSWTRVPRDRQERYFLEFAKTHTWDPSLTGVVQEHFEAIALLRMKDMVSEVRTSRQQPNWIGDTLWKLMTDYWDTDAAVAKSATASASRMSDRQGLGFHTHNSGQKSYMQLHQEMVVELGRPVSFGEVFIRAHTKSDGTFSDFKAKQVIEAFKKQKEAKLATLETDDHTETGQHPPLSIEEENELFIQATFTNDRGQIYGLGSLKNQLNEVAYDPRSLSSFIQMQQQLEEAQRQIKEQAALLAKAEEDRAQAAAAAAMVEEERSRVIATQQATIDELLMVRKYIATTDQRFLDFISKETASSDPHHV; encoded by the exons ATGGGTGGAAAGAGGAAGCGAAATACCGTCAAACCCAACTCCTCTCGGGTTACACAACGCCCAGCTACTTTACCAGCTCAGTATGACTTCGTACCGAGGGATCCATCTCCATCGATCCCACCCGTTCTCCCTAAGAACAAACCTCTCCCTAAGAACAATCCTCTCCCATCTGTTCGCGATTATCCTCCTCCGAGAAAGCTGTTTCCGGAAACGAACTTCCCACCTTCTCAATCAGCTCCGTCGCCTCTCACTCCAGCTGCTGCGACGTCTCAACCTCAACAGCGACAAACTCAGTCGACTGAACGTATgaacacacttcctccaagtcAACCGGCTCCAGTTCGAGCATCTCAATCGCCTCACAGTTCTGAAGCACAAAATTCTCGTTTtccagaagaggaggaggaggatatgTCCGATGTAGAGGCTCCGGTTCAACCTAATCTCGCCTCTGACCATATGGATCTTTTGAACTCCCTCCTAAACCAGCCAGGTCGAGCAAAGAACACAATTGTCCTGTCTCGCAACCTTGAGCCTGGAACCACATG GTTTGGGTATGACAAGTCGAGCTTGTCTAGGAAGATTACCAAGATTTTAAAGAACAAGTTTAATAAGCCTTTCTACAGCTGGACTCGTGTGCCTAGAGACAGACAAGAACGCTACTTTCTGGAATTTGCC AAAACTCACACATGGGATCCATCATTGACTGGTGTTGTGCAAGAACATTTCGAGGCCATTGCTCTTCTACGAATGAAAGACATGGTCAGCGAAGTAAGGACATCTCGGCAGCAGCCTAATTGGATAGGCGACACACTCTGGAAACTAATGACCGACTATTGGGACACTGACGCTGCGGTTGCAAAGAGTGCTACAGCATCAGCATCTAGAATGTCTGACCGTCAAGGTCTTGGCTTTCACACACATAACTCTGGCCAGAAGTCTTATATGCAGCTCCACCAAGAGATG GTTGTTGAATTGGGAAGACCAGTGAGCTTTGGTGAAGTATTCATCAGAGCTCATACAAAGTCAGATGGAACCTTTAGTGATTTCAAAGCTAAACAAGTTATTGAGGCTTTCAAGAAGCAAAAAGAAGCTAAGTTGGCCACCCTTGAGACTGATGATCACACCGAGACTGGGCAGCATCCACCACTATCAATAGAAGAGGAGAATGAGCTGTTTATTCAG GCCACTTTCACCAATGACAGGGGGCAAATTTATGGCCTTGGAAGCTTGAAGAACCAACTTAATGAAGTGGCATATGACCCAAGAAGCTTGTCCTCTTTCATCCAAATGCAACAGCAACTTGAAGAAGCTCAACGTCAAATCAAAGAACAAGCTGCTCTTCTTGCAAAGGCTGAGGAAGATCGTGCCcaagctgctgctgctgcggcAATGGTTGAGGAAGAGCGTTCCAGAGTTATAGCTACTCAGCAAGCTACGATCGATGAGTTGTTAATGGTTCGGAAGTACATCGCCACCACAGACCAGAGATTCTTGGACTTCATCTCCAAAGAAACAGCTTCATCTGATCCCCATCATGTTTAG
- the LOC117127693 gene encoding uncharacterized protein LOC117127693 — protein MGGNYNYTNFRDWMYKRIDEETGNFSEEFTTGVEQFMAFANSQPLTQDNNGKFFCPCSVCKNEKFLPGHRILKHIYSKGFMLDYYVWYKHGEELDMALGTSYANPTHLSGSEDHIGNAVEDRYVEMVNDAFRDNVSFDNYQHGDSYQNAVDPECNHSKKFYDLLEGAKNPLYDGCREGHSQLSLASRIMQNKVDYNLSEKCVDSVCEMLTDYLPAGNQSTGSHYETERLMRNLGLPYYKIDVCVNNCMIFWKEDERWDKCQFCDAPRWKPRSERRRTKVPYSRMWYLPIADRLKRMYQSKKTAAAMRWHAEHQAKEGEMSHPSDAAEWKHFQDQHPRFAEEPRNVYLGLSTDGFNPFGMSNNHSLWPVILTPYNLPPGMCMNPEYLFLTILNSGPNHPRASLDIFLKPLIAELKELWSTGVEAYDVSLNQNFNLKAVLLWTISDFPAYGMLSGWTTHGRLSCPICMEDTKAFYLKNGRKTCWFDCHRRFLPRGHPLRKNRKDFLKGKHAMNEVPPESLSGEQVYSERLKGVNPPKTSQCGGNGHDKKKPGYGKEHNWHKESIFWELPYWRDLNLRHNLDVMHIEKNFFDNIMNTLMSVKGKSKDTIKSRLDIELLCDRQHLHVDSRGQAPFPPYTLGESARKSLLECVKVGVKFPDGYASDLANCVDIEKRKFSGMKSHDCHVFMERLLPFICAELLDENVHLALSGTN, from the coding sequence ATGGGAGGTAATTACAACTACACTAACTTTCGAGATTGGATGTACAAGAGGATCGATGAAGAAACGGGGAATTTCTCGGAAGAGTTCACAACGGGAGTAGAGCAATTCATGGCATTTGCAAACAGTCAGCCTCTAACACAGGATAATAATGGTAAATTCTTTTGTCCTTGCAGTGTTTGCAAGAATGAGAAATTTCTCCCGGGACATCGAAttttgaaacatatatatagtaaaggGTTTATGCTCGACTATTATGTGTGGTACAAGCATGGAGAAGAACTCGATATGGCTTTAGGAACAAGTTATGCTAATCCGACGCATTTAAGTGGTAGTGAAGATCACATTGGTAATGCAGTAGAAGATAGATATGTGGAAATGGTGAATGATGCATTTCGAGATAATGTGAGTTTTGATAACTATCAACATGGTGATAGTTATCAAAATGCAGTAGATCCGGAATGCAATCACTCGAAGAAATTCTACGACTTGTTAGAAGGAGCGAAAAATCCTTTATATGATGGTTGCCGAGAAGGTCACTCGCAATTATCATTGGCTTCTAGGATCATGCAAAATAAGGTGGATTATAATTTGAGTGAAAAGTGCGTTGATTCGGTATGTGAAATGTTGACAGACTATTTACCAGCTGGAAACCAATCAACCGGTTCACATTACGAGACAGAAAGATTGATGCGCAATTTGGGTCTCCCGTACTATAAAATTGATGTGTGTGTTAACAATTGTATGATCTTCTGGAAAGAGGATGAAAGGTGGGATAAGTGTCAGTTTTGTGATGCACCAAGATGGAAGCCTAGAAGCGAACGACGTAGAACCAAAGTGCCATATAGTCGTATGTGGTATCTACCTATTGCTGACAGATTGAAGAGAATGTATCAGAGCAAGAAGACAGCAGcagcaatgagatggcatgcagaGCACCAAGCAAAGGAGGGTGAAATGTCTCATCCGTCAGATGCAGCAGAGTGGAAACACTTTCAAGATCAACATCCCCGGTTTGCAGAGGAACCCCGTAATGTTTATCTCGGCTTATCTACGGATGGATTCAATCCATTTGGGATGTCTAATAATCATTCGTTGTGGCCAGTGATCTTGACTCCATATAATCTACCTCCTGGTATGTGCATGAATCCAGAGTACTTGTTTCTCACAATTTTGAATTCTGGGCCAAATCACCCACGAGCTAGTCTAGATATCTTCCTCAAACCTCTAATTGCGGAGTTAAAAGAGCTGTGGTCTACTGGAGTTGAAGCATACGATGTCTCtttgaatcaaaattttaatcttaagGCTGTGCTTCTTTGGACGATAAGCGACTTTCCGGCATATGGGATGCTATCAGGATGGACGACTCATGGTAGGTTGTCTTGTCCAATTTGTATGGAAGATACAAAGGCTTTTTATCTGAAGAATGGAAGGAAGacgtgttggtttgattgtcatcgaaGATTTCTTCCTCGTGGCCATCCATTGAGGAAGAACAGAAAGGACTTCTTGAAGGGAAAACATGCTATGAATGAAGTTCCACCTGAATCTTTGAGTGGTGAGCAAGTTTATTCTGAGCGGTTAAAAGGTGTCAATCCACCAAAAACGTCCCAGTGCGGTGGAAATGGTCACGATAAGAAGAAACCCGGATATGGGAAGGAACATAACTGGCACAAGGAAAGCATATTCTGGGAGTTGCCGTACTGGAGGGACCTAAATCTTCGACATAATCTTGATGTtatgcatattgagaagaattTTTTCGACAACATCATGAATACTCTTATGAGTGTGAAGGGTAAGTCGAAAGACACAATCAAGTCAAGATTGGATATAGAACTTCTCTGTGATCGGCAACACTTACATGTTGATAGTCGTGGTCAAGCTCCTTTTCCTCCCTACACACTGGGAGAGAGCGCAAGAAAAAGTTTATTGGAATGTGTGAAAGTTGGGGTaaaatttccagacggttatgCTTCCGACTTAGCTAACTGTGTTGATATAGAGAAGCGCAAGTTTTCAGGCATGAAGAGTCATGACTGCCATGTGTTTATGGAGAGGCTACTTCCATTTATATGTGCAGAACTCCTAGACGAGAACGTCCATCTTGCTTTATCAGGtacaaattaa